The following nucleotide sequence is from Sphingomonas swuensis.
TAGCCGGCGCAAAGCATCAGGAAAAACAGCCTGGCGGTCCGGTCCAACGTGCGAGCTGCCAGAGCAATCGCCGCACCCACAAGGGCCAATTGGAGGAACACTACAACTGCGAGGTGTAGTCCGGCGCCGTAATGCAAAGCGGCGAGGATAGCGGGATAGCCGGGCGCCCAAACCGCCTCCGGCGTTGTGCCGTCTGGGCTGAAAAATCCAGCAGAAAGGTTCTTAGCTAAAGCAAGATACCTCGCAGAGTCAGCAGAGCGCATCCAGGGCGCTGTGAGCAACAATACGGCAATGAACTGTAGTGCGACGAGCACGGCAGCTACAGCTGAAAAGACTGGAACCAGCCTTGACGCTGTCCCGTCTTGGCTCGCCGCAGCGCTAGTGCTCAAAATAGGTGCGCGAAGCGCGGGTCGAAGTGCAGCGCTAAAGCGCCGACGCCTAGGACGACCAGAGCTAAGGCTGAAGTTGGGTCCACTCGCTCGACGATAGCAAGGTACTGGCGAAGAAAGCGCATGCGGCCTTAATAGTCGGCTAAATTAATCAGGCAAGCTCATAGCCTTCGAGCACTCGGAGGCAGAATCATCCGGTCTGAGACTTGATGAAGCCGTCAAACAGCTGGGGGCCGGCTAATGCCAATAGCGCGGCAACGGCGCCAATCAGGGCAGCGCAGGCTGCCAGGAACAGCCAGTCCTGTGGAGACCATCGGCGGAAAAATCGTCGGAGGCGCATTCCTGCTCATAAGACAGCATTCTTCGCGAGGGAAGGTGAGTTCGGAGAAGCACGGGCGGCAAACCCCTAGGCGAGGTTTGCAGTCTTCCAGTTCCTCACAAAGGCGCTCGCAAGCTCGAGCATGGCGATAGCCCGATCATAGTCCTCTTCCGATTGGCCATCATCCGGATTGCTGTTCGAGCCAGCCGATAGCCTCATCGCTTCGGCGGCGAGCATCCCTGCGCTGCTTTTGTCCACGGCCAGCGGCCGACTGGGGAATGGCACGACGTCGCTCATCCCACTTTCTAGGTCCAACCCCGCGCAATTGTCCACACGCGACCACCCACCGCGCCACCTACCACAGGAGCATGAGGCCGATGATTCAAGCGCTGCACAGCCGCGGGCAGGGGTAGGGGATGACGCTGCTCTATGTCCTGGCGGTCCTCATCTGGGGATCCACGCTCGTCTACTCCGCCCCCGGCGCCGTGTCGGCTTTCCGCCATTCGGCAAGGCAAGGCGACCCGATGCGCCTCGGGGTCGCGATGGTCTCCGCCACCATCCTGCTCGGCAGTCTGCGCTGGCTCTTCGCGCCGCAGAGCGAGTCCCTGCTCGCGGTGGTGTTCGTCCTGTCCTGCGGCACCGGCTGCTTCGTCCTGCGCCTGATGCGCACCTACGGGAGGGGGCGGCATGTTCGATAAGATCATGGTCGCAGTGGGCGGCTCCTTCGAGCGCGCTCCGTGGGGGTGGGGGCTCCTCGCTCTGCTGGTCGGCGGCTGGTTCAAGCTGAAGCCCGTCCTGACCGAACTCGCCAACAAGCGCGAGAAAGACCTCCTGCAGGAGAGGGCCGACGAGATGGCCAGTATGCGTGACCACATCAGCGCCCTCGAGAAGCGGCTCGACCTCGCCTACGAAGAGATGCGCGTTCTCCGCCACGACCTCGCCAATGCGAACCACGCCCTCGACCTCTTCATGGAACTGATCGAGGCGAACCCCGAGAAGGCCGCGGAACACGCCAAGCGGGTCAAGGTCCGCCGCGACGCTGGCCGGGCACAGATCGGCGAAGAGAAGGTCGCGCTGGCCAGGGCGCGCACTCAGAATATCGTGGATCACCCATGACCCCTCGCGACTTCCAACAGTGGCTCGTCGAGCGCGGGCAGTCGATCGCCGTCGACGGGCTGCCCGGTCGGCAGACGCGCGCGGCGCTCGTGGTCGCCTTCACCAATCCTTGCGCGCCGGCTGTCACCAACGAGGAGATCAGCGGCATCGCCCTGCGCCTCGGTTGCGCCACGCGCCAGCTTCGTGCCGTCGCCAAGGTCGAGAGCGGCGGCACGGCCTACGATGCTCAGGGCCGGCCCAAGGTCCTGTTCGAGCGGCACCTGTTTCACCGCTTCACCGGCGGCGCGCACGGACTTTCCGCCTTCAGCAATCCAAAGGGCGGCGGCTACGGCGAGGACAGCTGGGACAAGCTCGCGCAGGCGGCCTGCCTTGATCCTGTCGCCGCCTTCGCCGCGGTCAGTTGGGGCCGCTTCCAGGTGCTCGGCTCTCATGCCGGAGCCCCGCGCTACCCGGGGATGCTCGACCTCGGCTATTCGTCGCCGCTCGAGCTCGCCTACTCGACCGTGGGCACCGAGGCGGCCCACTACGAGCTGCTGGCCCGCTACATCGAGAAGGCTGGCCTGCGCGGCGCGCTCCGGTCGCTGTCGACCAACCCGGCGGACAACCGCGCTTTCGCCCGGGGCTACAACGGCCCGACCTACGAGACCTTCCGCTACCACGAGAAGCTCGCCGATGCTGTGGCGGCCGCCCGATGACCTGGCTCCGCTCCCTCGCGCCGCGGGACCTTCGCGCGCTGATCGCCCTCATCGCCTCGATCGGCGGCGGGATCGCCATGACGGTGTTCGCTGTCTGGATCACCTGGATCCTGTGGAAGGGGCCTTGGGCCGCCGGCACCGAACTCGCCCGCATCGACAAGCTCGGTCTCGCGCTGATCCTCATCCTGTCGATCAGCGGCATCACTCTCGCCAGCTATGGCCTCGCCATCAACAAGCGGACGCTGAAGCTCGGCAAGGACGGATTCGAAGCGTCGGGCGGTGATGATGCCCCGGCGGCGGCTCAGGCTGTTGCGGCGGCGGCCAGCGAGAAGGCGGAAGAGATCGCCGAGGCGCGACCGTGACGATACCCCGCCGACAGCCCGACCAGCCCTTCGAGGCGCATCAGCAAGAAATGGCGGAGTGGCTCGGCTGCGAGACGGTCGAGGAAATGAACAACGCGCACGACGGTCTGCACGCCGAACTGGCGCAGTGGATGGGTGCGACGTCCTTTTCGCTCCTCATGGCGCAGGGGGTCGCCCTCACTCCCGAACGGCAGGCTTTGGCTGCGCTGGAGGAAGAAGCAGTCCTGTTCGTCCAGCGATGGCTGCAGGGCCTCAAGAACGCAAAGGAGGAAACATGGCTGGCTTTTTGACCAAGGCTGCGGACGTCATTCTGCGGCGCCGCTACGCCTACCGCTCAAGCGTCACCGGACGCTTCGTGAGCAAGGCCTTTGCCGAGGCAAACCCGGCGACCACCTATCGGGTCCGCACGGCATGAAGCGCTTCGTCCTCGCGGCCCTGCTCCTCGCCGGCTGCGACGACGATCAGCCGCGCGCACCGACCCCGGAGGAGATGGGTCCGCTAGGTGACCCGGCGGTCAGCACGGCATGGGAGATCGGCCCCGTCATCAACGGCAACAACTACAGCGGCGGCGCTCCGCTGCACCCGGAGCAGGCCGCAGACGGGCTGGTCATCTCCTTCCCGACGCCCGAGACGCACGTCCACTATGTCGCCTTCCGGCATGGCTCGCTGGCTGGCAAGACCACGATCCGAATGCGCTACCGCGTCGAGGGCGGGCTGTTTCGCCCGGTGAAGGCTCCCGAGCTGCCGAGCATTGGCCCGGTCCTCTACTTCGCGACCAGCGACAACGACTGGCGCAGCGATGGACAGCGCTGGTGGGTCTCCCTGCCGCCGATGCCGATCGAGCCCGGCGAGTATGAACTGGTCGCCTCACTCAAAGGTGTGTGGGGCAGCGTCATGACCATGACCTCCGCCAATGCGGCAGCCTTCGAGGCAGCCAAGGCAAAGGCGGATCGTGTCGGTTTCACCCTCGGAGGCGGGGACGGGCTTGGCCACGGGGTCACTGCCGACACGCCTAGCTCCATCACCATTCTATCATTCGAGGTGCTGTAATGAACTCAGTCTCGCAGACAGGCTACCGGCCCGCCGAAGACATCGCCCGCATGATCTTGGATAGCCAGCGACCCGACTGTGCGGTGTGCGGCAAGCGCTATCTTGAGCATCGCATGGGGTCGGGCTTTCCTGTTTGTCCGGTCATCACGACATACCGAGCGAAGGAAGGCGCATGATCCCGCGCTTCGCCATGCCGCTGATCCCGTGGGGGCGGGTGGGCATTGCCGCCAGCATCCTTGCGGTGACGTTCCTGGCTGCCGCGTGGAAGATCGAGGAGCGCCGCGCTGACAAGCTGCAAGCTCAGGTTGTGAAGTGGCAGACCGCCTTTGGCCGCATCAGTTCGGGCAAGAACGAGCAGAAGGTCATCACCAAGGAGCGCATCGTCGAAGTCGAGGTCCGCGCCAAGGATGCGGACGTTAGGGCCAAGAGGATCGAGGCCGCTCCGTTGCTGGGGCAATGCGCGACGCCGGAAGCAGTGATGGGGGCGGATATATGATGAGCCGTCCAGCCATTACTGCCCGCCCGCAGGCTGAGATTGATCGCAGAGCCCTAAGGAAGCGTATCGCGGCAACCTTCGCGGCATCGCTGGCTTTTCTTGCTGCCGGCTGCGCACACACCCGCTACGTGACTGTCTCCTGCGTCACGCCCGAGCAGGCCAAGGCCCTCAAGAATGCGAAGCCCGGCAAGGTCGGCAGCCAACTTACCGGCAAGGCGGACTCTGACATTCGCCTAGTCTCCGGTAGATTGGTCCGGGTCGAGGCGTGGGGTGACGGTCTGATGCACGTTATCGAGGGATGCGCGGCAAGGCAGGATTAGCCACCAGCCTCCCTATATGGAGAGGGACGGCAATCTCCGGGACGGCTAAACTTGCTTTAGCTATCCTGCGGCGATCCTGCACAGACAGTTGGTCGCCCGTGACTTGTTTGATTGCGTGAATGGCAAGGTTCTCAAGCACTACTCTTTCCTTTGCGCTGTTGCACAACCTGCCACAGGCGGAAAGCCTCGGCCAAGCGCGCTTCGTCTCCATCGACCTTCTCAAAGGCCGCAATCTCCTCAGGGGTGAGGCGCTCCATCAGCCAGCGAATGACATCGCTCTGGCGCTTGTCCGACGTGTCGTGTTTCGGCATGGCTCGCTGCGCCTCTAAGCCGGGTCAGGGTTTCCTCTGAGACCACATAGTCGCGGAAACCACAACCGACGAGGCCGCCCCCGAGGCTGATAACATGGGGATGCGGGCACTTGGCTGCGCGCTTTTTGTCCATCACGCTTTCCTTTCTTCCCAAGGTCTCAGCTCGACCCTAAGCCCCAATCTCGTCCACTCTTCTGACGCACTTTCCTCTCCCGACAGGACACGAGCAACGTGCCACCGGACCAACTCCTGCCGCTGGTCGGGAAGCAGCTTGGCAAACTCCGCCGGGTCAAACCCTATGCGAAGAATGCTTGGTCCTTCTGCCTTGAGGATGGGGCTAGGCATGGTCTTCCGTGAACTTGTCGGCTGCCCTTGCGAGGGTGATGGCGTAAGTGACCTCGGGCACGTCCTCTAGCAGGAAGTCCACGGCCATCTCGGCACCGTAGCGGTCGCCCGTCGCCCGCCACACGGCTTCGACCATCTTGGCGTAAAGGTCTGCGCCGATGCGATCCCGTAGCTCTGTCATACTGATGCCTCCTGCTTCGCGTTGTCGGCGCGAACAATCTCGTCGATCCAGTCATAGTACAGGGCCGACAGGGGGACTTCATAGGAAACCCGCCCGGTCGTGCTGCAAACGAACAGGCGAGGCAGCCAGTCGTGCAAGTCCTCGCTGTCCCACGCGAACCAAAAGGCTCCGTACAGGGCCTTCTTGGCCGGCTTGAGCGCAGAGGTGTCCTCGACCTCGTACAGCAGCAGCTCGCGCCTTTCCCGATCGACCAGGAAGGCGTCGGGCAGGAAGCTCAGCGTTTCCATCTCGTCGGGGTCGCCGCCAAGCTCGTCCCACAGATCCCTGACGACGCGCTTGAACCCGTTGCGGCACATGCGGCTGTCGCTCTCGACTAGGCGCTTAATGGCTGCCTCGTGGCGGGTGTCCTGAGCGGACTTGGTGCCTCGGTAATCCGGCGCATATGGCATCTGCTTGCTCCAGCCTTGTACGGGAGTTGTACGCACGTTCCCTGCTTGTTCACGCTTTTGGGCGCAAGAACCTGCACGGATGCCGCCCACGCCGAAGCGAGGATTGGCACTTTTCTCTAGTGGAGACTGGCGCACCCGACAGGATTCGAACCTGTGGCCTCTGCCTTCGGAGGGCAGCGCTCTATCCAGCTGAGCTACGGGTGCGTCGCGGGTCGTCTAGCGGCGCCGGCCCAAGCCTTCAAGCCATTGTCGAAGCGGCGCGTGAAGGGTCTCGGGCGCGTGGCGGCCGACGATCATCCCGACATGGCCCGACGGGCTGTCGAGCCGCGGCCCCGACGCGGCGCTCGCCGCGGGCACGATGCGGTCGCCCGAGGCAGTGACATGGAGGGTCGGGCAGTCCGGCAACCCGCCTCCGAGCCAGCAGTCGCGTCCGGGCGCATCGGCACCGAACAGCGTCTCGACCAGCTCTGTCGCGGCGGGGAGGGGGAGCGCCTCGCCGGCGTTGGCCCATAGTTCGAGCGCGACG
It contains:
- a CDS encoding N-acetylmuramidase domain-containing protein; the encoded protein is MTPRDFQQWLVERGQSIAVDGLPGRQTRAALVVAFTNPCAPAVTNEEISGIALRLGCATRQLRAVAKVESGGTAYDAQGRPKVLFERHLFHRFTGGAHGLSAFSNPKGGGYGEDSWDKLAQAACLDPVAAFAAVSWGRFQVLGSHAGAPRYPGMLDLGYSSPLELAYSTVGTEAAHYELLARYIEKAGLRGALRSLSTNPADNRAFARGYNGPTYETFRYHEKLADAVAAAR